In one Vibrio sp. VB16 genomic region, the following are encoded:
- a CDS encoding sensor domain-containing protein: MKYKKDIDPLANSQLFDVLQQGFLAPSTLPSVALELERIGITADKNSTLFFSIVNQSSNAVVITDVNKNIIYVNKKFEQLSGYSLEDVVGENPRVLKSNQTSSDTYRDMHLTLQAGNQWRGVFINVHRNGNQYIEEAVISPILNDKGSVICFLAEKKDITAQKHAEDRVKKLTQFDSLTELPNRAFFIEEAEFLASVKPTTDNHFSILFADIDRFKELNDTHGHLCGDGALKTVARRLTTLLSANDFLARVDGDEFVVIHRNATKNSTSSLAKKLIASFSEPIVIQGREHYLGVSIGSSTWPTDGQNLDEILSRSDLAMHRAKSTQQSYASYTQTLGNEYDREKKLSAKLAKAIENEQFFLVYQPKIDLHTKKVMGLEALLRWNEPELGFIGPVEFIPIAEKHGLITDIGNWVIVNACKQINEWHAEGLKFEGKISINISVQQIEQPNFYERTLATISNEQISPTQIELEVTESILIKNPEKIMAILSRLVDAGFTIAIDDFGTGYSSFTYLKKLKASVLKIDRSFVANVTVNRQDQSIVQSISHFGHNLGLTVIAEGVETIEQSDYLASIGCDMVQGFYYSKPLPAEDVVPFIEDNQNRI, translated from the coding sequence ATGAAATATAAAAAAGATATTGATCCCCTCGCAAACTCCCAGTTATTTGATGTCTTACAACAAGGATTTCTCGCACCGTCTACTTTGCCGTCCGTTGCTCTAGAACTTGAGCGTATTGGTATTACTGCAGACAAAAACTCCACTCTGTTTTTCTCAATCGTTAATCAGAGTTCGAACGCCGTTGTTATTACTGATGTAAACAAAAACATTATCTACGTAAATAAAAAATTTGAACAGCTTAGTGGCTATAGCCTCGAAGATGTTGTTGGTGAAAACCCACGTGTCCTAAAATCTAATCAAACCTCATCAGATACCTATAGAGATATGCACCTTACGTTGCAAGCTGGCAATCAGTGGCGCGGCGTGTTTATTAATGTGCACCGTAATGGAAATCAATATATAGAAGAAGCCGTTATATCCCCTATCTTGAACGATAAAGGGAGTGTCATCTGTTTCTTAGCAGAGAAAAAAGACATTACCGCCCAGAAACATGCCGAGGATAGGGTCAAAAAATTAACTCAGTTCGATAGCCTCACTGAATTACCAAACCGCGCGTTTTTTATTGAAGAAGCTGAGTTTCTCGCTAGCGTAAAACCAACTACCGACAACCATTTTTCAATACTGTTTGCCGACATAGACCGATTTAAAGAACTCAACGATACTCACGGACACCTTTGTGGTGATGGAGCTTTAAAAACGGTTGCCAGACGCTTAACAACGTTGTTGTCTGCTAATGATTTTTTAGCCAGAGTAGACGGCGATGAATTTGTCGTTATACACAGAAATGCGACTAAAAATAGCACTTCGTCTTTGGCAAAGAAGTTGATCGCGTCCTTTTCCGAACCAATCGTAATCCAGGGTCGAGAACACTATTTGGGCGTGAGTATTGGCTCATCAACTTGGCCGACAGATGGCCAGAATTTGGACGAGATATTATCTCGGTCTGATTTAGCAATGCATAGAGCGAAGAGTACTCAGCAAAGTTATGCCTCTTACACCCAAACGCTAGGTAACGAATACGACAGAGAAAAGAAATTGTCTGCAAAGCTAGCAAAGGCGATTGAAAACGAGCAGTTTTTCTTGGTATATCAACCAAAAATCGATCTACACACTAAAAAGGTTATGGGTCTAGAGGCTTTACTCCGTTGGAATGAGCCAGAGCTAGGCTTTATCGGACCTGTCGAATTTATCCCTATTGCTGAAAAACATGGTTTGATCACTGACATAGGCAATTGGGTGATCGTTAATGCCTGTAAACAGATAAACGAGTGGCATGCAGAAGGGTTAAAATTCGAGGGAAAAATTTCAATAAATATCTCGGTTCAACAGATTGAACAACCTAATTTTTACGAACGAACGCTTGCAACAATAAGCAATGAACAGATATCACCAACTCAGATCGAATTGGAAGTGACTGAATCTATATTGATTAAAAATCCTGAAAAAATCATGGCTATTTTGAGCCGTTTGGTGGACGCCGGCTTTACCATTGCTATCGATGACTTTGGAACGGGTTACTCTTCCTTCACCTACTTGAAAAAATTAAAAGCCAGTGTTTTGAAGATTGACCGCTCATTTGTCGCCAATGTCACCGTCAACCGCCAAGACCAGAGTATCGTTCAGTCTATAAGCCATTTTGGCCACAATTTAGGCCTAACTGTGATAGCTGAAGGGGTCGAAACGATTGAACAATCAGATTATCTAGCCTCAATAGGCTGCGATATGGTTCAGGGTTTTTACTACTCAAAACCACTACCAGCCGAAGATGTCGTGCCATTTATAGAAGACAATCAAAATCGAATATAA
- a CDS encoding ribosome recycling factor family protein gives MTLRPVKETDNILTHLPSLIHRIGGVGVKEAKQLIIEQGGVLKRIRRSRNWQLIANLTQLEKILEELKAKHPDRMRYIIEKLEQTRLECGPPPESKQDKLQRLITENPNTTLAELMVATDCTVSEAREARFNVDPF, from the coding sequence ATGACACTGAGACCTGTGAAAGAGACAGATAATATACTGACCCACTTACCATCCTTGATACATCGCATTGGTGGAGTAGGTGTTAAAGAGGCAAAACAATTAATCATTGAGCAAGGGGGCGTACTTAAGCGAATTCGACGTTCAAGAAACTGGCAGCTTATTGCGAATCTTACCCAACTTGAAAAAATTCTAGAAGAGTTGAAGGCTAAACACCCTGATAGGATGCGTTATATCATCGAAAAACTCGAACAAACGCGGCTTGAATGTGGACCACCTCCAGAATCTAAACAGGATAAGTTGCAGAGACTCATTACAGAAAACCCTAATACGACACTTGCTGAACTGATGGTCGCAACGGATTGCACTGTTTCTGAAGCAAGAGAGGCTAGATTTAATGTCGATCCATTCTAA
- a CDS encoding LysR substrate-binding domain-containing protein has translation MLKGNELPSIKALRTFIAVANNMSFSKAADELSVTQGAVSKQVSSLELQLGQPLFQRHINGIELSNAGKRYLPKIVEALEIIQYATASLIQTDQVEEILTINVTPSFASLWLIPQIESFNKKNKNIRVRIKTGDGMIKKMDLETEIMVRCLPLSKHYENATLLQKENLVLVASPALLVNEGVKTIDDLQRLILLPHVTRPHLWEQFKRKQEIAFTFNYHSVAFEHFYMSLEAVKEGVGLALLPDFMVDAQLEKGQLVNPFDLSMKTNYGYYVHIPSYKLASRKIYEFNQWLQANLGN, from the coding sequence ATGCTAAAAGGAAATGAACTGCCCTCAATAAAGGCGCTTAGAACATTTATTGCAGTGGCGAATAATATGAGCTTTTCGAAGGCAGCAGATGAACTATCTGTGACGCAGGGAGCGGTAAGTAAACAGGTTTCAAGTCTTGAATTGCAACTAGGTCAACCGCTTTTTCAACGTCACATCAACGGTATCGAGCTGTCTAATGCTGGTAAACGTTATCTGCCAAAAATCGTCGAGGCACTAGAGATTATTCAATACGCTACCGCTAGTCTAATTCAGACCGACCAAGTGGAAGAGATACTGACCATCAATGTGACACCTTCCTTTGCCAGCCTATGGTTGATACCGCAAATAGAATCGTTCAATAAGAAGAACAAAAATATTCGCGTGAGAATTAAAACCGGTGATGGGATGATAAAAAAAATGGATTTGGAAACAGAAATTATGGTCCGTTGTTTACCTTTATCCAAGCACTACGAAAACGCCACTTTATTGCAAAAAGAAAACCTAGTATTGGTTGCATCCCCTGCTTTATTAGTAAACGAAGGTGTCAAAACGATCGACGATTTACAAAGGCTTATCCTATTACCTCATGTAACTAGGCCACATTTATGGGAGCAGTTTAAAAGGAAGCAGGAGATCGCTTTCACCTTTAATTATCACAGTGTTGCGTTTGAGCATTTCTACATGTCGTTAGAAGCGGTAAAGGAGGGTGTTGGTTTAGCTCTACTTCCTGATTTTATGGTCGACGCTCAGCTAGAAAAAGGGCAGTTAGTGAATCCATTTGATCTTTCAATGAAAACCAATTATGGCTACTACGTACACATACCAAGCTATAAACTGGCGTCACGTAAGATCTATGAATTTAATCAATGGCTACAGGCTAATTTAGGTAACTAG
- a CDS encoding C45 family autoproteolytic acyltransferase/hydolase, with protein MRVISFEGTPYELGYKLGQEGKSIFASYIKNSPCFTKLLPWRESDWLSSVDQQIQQHFPRIYKELQGLADGCQQDYKDILLWNCRGDLLPTGAEGCTSIAVKKADRVIVAHNEDGDPNLRGHCFLLNATLDSNIRLFSFAYPCSIPGHTLCANNHGLVYTVNNIRLVEQGTGLPRMVISRALLETKNCDEFVTLLKNHQRSGGFHYTVADTTSKQLLSVEAPFQSVSTQRVELKCVHANHLVHNKISSIKQIITESSQCRQNRMEALAEYYSDSIDEERCFHILQDIEIGALPIFRTELDDPDEENTLATGVFTLRTEGVEVVVYGMEDFKNPLIYRFSLN; from the coding sequence ATGCGAGTTATATCCTTTGAAGGTACCCCCTATGAACTTGGCTACAAACTAGGACAGGAAGGAAAGTCTATCTTTGCTAGCTATATAAAAAACAGTCCGTGCTTTACTAAACTCCTGCCCTGGCGTGAAAGTGATTGGCTTTCTTCTGTAGACCAACAGATTCAGCAACACTTTCCTCGTATCTATAAAGAGCTACAAGGGTTAGCTGACGGCTGTCAACAAGACTATAAAGACATTCTGTTATGGAACTGCCGTGGTGATTTACTACCAACTGGAGCAGAAGGCTGCACCTCGATAGCAGTCAAGAAGGCAGATAGAGTCATTGTCGCTCATAATGAGGATGGCGACCCAAACTTGCGAGGGCACTGTTTCTTATTAAACGCAACATTAGATAGCAACATACGCCTATTTTCATTTGCCTACCCCTGTTCTATTCCCGGACATACTCTCTGCGCAAATAACCATGGCTTAGTGTATACCGTAAATAATATTCGTTTGGTAGAACAAGGAACCGGGCTACCAAGAATGGTGATATCTCGTGCGCTATTGGAGACCAAGAATTGCGATGAGTTTGTTACCTTGCTTAAAAATCACCAGCGTTCAGGTGGGTTTCATTATACAGTTGCAGATACCACATCAAAACAGCTTTTAAGCGTGGAAGCCCCTTTCCAATCTGTGTCCACACAGAGGGTAGAATTAAAATGCGTTCATGCGAACCATTTGGTTCATAACAAGATCAGTTCGATTAAACAGATCATCACCGAGTCTTCCCAATGCAGACAAAATAGGATGGAAGCGTTAGCTGAGTATTACTCTGATTCAATAGATGAAGAACGATGTTTTCACATATTGCAGGATATCGAGATAGGTGCACTCCCGATATTCAGAACCGAACTGGATGATCCTGATGAAGAAAATACACTTGCAACCGGTGTGTTCACTTTGCGTACTGAAGGCGTTGAAGTAGTAGTCTACGGTATGGAGGATTTTAAGAACCCGCTGATCTATCGTTTTTCATTGAACTAA
- a CDS encoding alkene reductase encodes MSNALFQPIKLGQLSLKSRIVMPPMTRSRASQPGNVANEMMAKYYGQRASAGLIVAEGTQISAMGQGYAWTPGIYTPEQIRGWKKTTDAVHAKGGTIFAQLWHVGRVTHPDNIGGEQPFSSSALTAENVKVFIDNGTDEPGFVDVVEPRAMTKADIQHVVGEYRQAALNALEAGFDGIELHAANGYLINQFIDSEANTRVDEYGGSIKNRLRFLSEVVSAMTGVIGSDRVGVRLAPFTSLNGTVDATPVETYTAAAALLDTLNVVYIHIAEVDWDDAPETPKEFKAAVREAYKGVLIYAGRYNDEKGAQAIEEGVADMVGFGRPFIANPDLPSRIKNGYPLTLHNPNTLFGGSEHGLTDYSEYGRN; translated from the coding sequence ATGAGCAACGCGCTATTCCAACCAATAAAACTCGGTCAACTATCACTTAAAAGCCGTATCGTCATGCCTCCGATGACTCGATCGCGTGCAAGTCAGCCAGGTAACGTTGCTAACGAGATGATGGCGAAATATTACGGACAAAGAGCATCGGCCGGTCTGATTGTCGCGGAAGGCACTCAAATTTCTGCAATGGGTCAAGGTTATGCTTGGACTCCCGGAATCTATACTCCAGAGCAAATTAGAGGGTGGAAGAAGACAACTGACGCAGTTCATGCCAAAGGCGGTACTATTTTCGCTCAGCTTTGGCATGTTGGAAGAGTAACCCATCCTGATAATATCGGTGGTGAACAACCATTTTCGTCATCTGCTCTTACAGCAGAAAACGTGAAGGTATTCATTGATAATGGTACTGATGAACCCGGTTTTGTTGACGTGGTAGAACCAAGAGCAATGACGAAAGCAGATATTCAACATGTTGTTGGTGAGTATCGTCAAGCCGCATTAAATGCATTAGAGGCGGGTTTTGATGGAATTGAATTGCACGCTGCAAACGGCTATTTGATAAACCAGTTTATTGATTCTGAGGCGAATACTCGAGTGGATGAATATGGCGGCTCTATTAAAAATCGTTTACGTTTTCTAAGTGAAGTGGTTAGCGCAATGACAGGCGTTATTGGATCTGACCGTGTTGGTGTTCGACTCGCGCCTTTTACCTCACTGAACGGTACAGTGGATGCGACACCCGTTGAAACTTACACGGCGGCGGCGGCACTACTTGATACGCTAAATGTTGTCTATATCCATATCGCAGAAGTGGATTGGGATGATGCACCCGAGACACCAAAAGAGTTTAAAGCGGCGGTTCGCGAAGCTTATAAAGGCGTGCTAATTTATGCGGGTCGTTATAATGATGAGAAGGGCGCGCAGGCTATTGAAGAAGGTGTGGCTGATATGGTTGGTTTTGGCCGTCCATTTATTGCTAACCCGGATTTACCCAGTCGTATTAAAAATGGTTATCCATTAACGCTGCACAACCCCAACACCCTGTTTGGTGGCTCAGAACACGGACTGACGGATTATTCAGAGTACGGCCGTAACTAA
- a CDS encoding response regulator transcription factor, with translation MNISSTSANLVQLNDFQHEMLLLLDSSLKVSRLASYLVDDRSRPICYQTSKIQPSMHREYLEGFYKEDPLYPEHFKSPRDRIIKMSDLVSPMKQRSNIYYQDFIKPWKVQEIVELYFYHNNNLIGGASLFFDQSVNPPSKDDFIRLGALHRYIEFSLGQQLKTVTQLSFDDFCDQFILTNKERVVLQLAIQGLANKVMAQKLTCSLSTVKTHLQHLFAKLEVNSKVEMINKVYSSKCIL, from the coding sequence ATGAATATTTCCAGCACCAGCGCCAACCTAGTTCAGCTAAATGATTTTCAACATGAAATGTTATTACTGCTCGATTCGAGCCTCAAAGTTTCAAGGCTAGCAAGTTACCTTGTTGATGATCGGTCACGTCCAATTTGCTATCAGACGTCTAAAATTCAACCATCGATGCATAGAGAGTATTTAGAAGGCTTCTACAAAGAAGACCCTCTTTATCCTGAACATTTCAAGTCCCCAAGAGATCGAATAATAAAGATGAGTGACCTCGTCTCTCCAATGAAACAGCGCTCGAATATTTATTACCAAGATTTCATTAAACCTTGGAAAGTTCAAGAGATTGTCGAACTCTATTTTTATCATAATAACAATCTAATCGGTGGGGCTTCCTTGTTTTTTGATCAGTCTGTTAATCCGCCTTCAAAGGATGACTTCATCCGTTTGGGCGCGCTACATCGATACATCGAATTTAGCTTAGGTCAACAACTCAAAACCGTCACTCAGTTAAGTTTTGATGACTTTTGCGATCAATTTATTCTAACCAATAAAGAACGAGTCGTCCTCCAATTAGCTATTCAAGGGTTGGCAAATAAAGTGATGGCGCAAAAACTAACCTGTAGTCTATCAACCGTTAAAACTCACCTACAGCACCTTTTTGCAAAACTTGAAGTAAACAGTAAGGTAGAAATGATCAATAAAGTGTACAGTTCGAAGTGTATTTTATAA
- a CDS encoding aldehyde dehydrogenase family protein: MNKIGLTINGCSVMGEMPSMNVLNPANETVAFNAPVASIAQLNTAVEASKNAFKSWSQLPQSTRDNYINEIANKIEKNAQILAETIVKEQGKPMSLAQMEVGGAIAWTRHSTSIEIPVEVYEDSPNKRIEGRRKAIGVVGSITPWNWPLMIAIWHIIPALRMGNTVINKPSELTPMNTLMLGELLQDVLPKGVFSVLSGEGSLGKAMSEHKGIEKIVFTGSTQTGQHIMKSAAGNLKRLTLELGGNDAGIVLPNADLDAIAEGIFGTSFINMGQTCAALKRLYVHKSQHDELCQLLAEIANKQVVGDGFEQTSTFGPVQNIKQLEKVMELVEDAKRDGATIYVGGTRLDKTGYFYPPTIVGNAANGMAIVEQEQFGPVLPVIPYSDVSEAVAMANDSEVGLGGSIWGDVDAALALSSQLECGSVWINGHAEVLPHAPFGGCKMSGFGVEFGLEGLLENSLLQVVNINK; the protein is encoded by the coding sequence ATGAACAAGATAGGTTTAACCATAAATGGTTGTTCAGTCATGGGTGAAATGCCTTCAATGAATGTCCTAAACCCTGCGAATGAAACGGTCGCTTTTAACGCGCCGGTGGCTTCTATCGCCCAGCTAAATACAGCGGTTGAAGCGTCAAAAAATGCCTTCAAAAGTTGGAGTCAATTACCTCAATCAACGCGTGATAATTATATCAACGAAATTGCGAACAAAATTGAAAAGAATGCACAAATATTGGCCGAAACTATCGTAAAAGAGCAAGGGAAACCGATGTCGCTTGCTCAGATGGAAGTTGGCGGTGCAATTGCGTGGACGCGACATTCGACCAGCATCGAGATTCCGGTCGAGGTATATGAGGATTCGCCAAACAAACGCATTGAAGGGCGACGTAAAGCGATCGGTGTTGTGGGATCGATTACGCCTTGGAACTGGCCATTAATGATTGCAATTTGGCATATTATTCCTGCACTTCGTATGGGGAATACGGTAATCAACAAACCTTCTGAGTTAACTCCGATGAATACGCTCATGCTTGGGGAATTGCTGCAAGATGTATTACCAAAAGGGGTATTTAGCGTACTTTCTGGCGAGGGCTCACTTGGCAAAGCGATGAGTGAGCACAAGGGCATCGAAAAGATAGTCTTCACTGGTTCTACTCAAACCGGACAACATATTATGAAATCCGCGGCAGGTAACCTGAAAAGACTAACTCTTGAATTAGGTGGTAATGATGCTGGAATAGTATTGCCAAACGCGGATTTAGATGCGATTGCAGAGGGTATCTTTGGTACGTCTTTCATCAATATGGGGCAAACATGTGCGGCGTTGAAGCGCCTTTATGTTCATAAGTCACAACATGACGAGCTTTGTCAATTGCTGGCTGAGATCGCTAACAAGCAAGTCGTTGGTGATGGGTTTGAACAAACGTCAACATTTGGACCAGTGCAGAATATAAAACAGTTAGAGAAGGTAATGGAGTTGGTGGAAGACGCCAAAAGAGACGGTGCGACAATTTACGTTGGTGGCACTAGACTAGATAAAACGGGCTATTTTTACCCGCCGACCATTGTGGGTAACGCAGCAAATGGGATGGCAATAGTCGAGCAAGAACAGTTTGGTCCGGTGCTCCCTGTCATCCCATATAGTGACGTTTCCGAAGCTGTTGCTATGGCGAATGATAGTGAGGTTGGCCTTGGTGGTTCAATATGGGGCGATGTAGATGCAGCACTTGCCCTTTCTTCGCAACTAGAATGTGGATCTGTCTGGATAAACGGCCATGCAGAAGTCCTCCCTCATGCGCCATTTGGTGGCTGTAAAATGTCGGGTTTTGGTGTAGAGTTTGGACTAGAGGGGTTACTGGAAAACAGCCTATTACAGGTTGTAAATATCAATAAATAG
- a CDS encoding tripartite tricarboxylate transporter permease, with translation MDIILLGINEIATFNVMLAIVCGALLGVSIGSIPGLEPAGVIAILLPLTFTLDPLPGVTLLLGVYGGAWYGGAIPAILMNTPGTPVAVLTTYDGYPMTQRGEGKKALSIAYSSSFIGGIISVLSLVLLAPVLSQVANHFGSAEFAMLAALGMIFVVMAHYRQAFPAAMMLGLGIFLGSIGIDRSYNTLTYTFDQEWLLGGIPLVPTVIGLFAMSQAFVLLSQKGNDSQVTKYEGKGRFSGMVTVFKYKWTVLRSAALGVVMGLLPGVGEFGSQFFSYTLAQKFSKNPEKFGQGAKEGLIASETSNNAVTASVMIPLLAFGIPADALMAMLLSVFMVHNYIPGPTLFAEKPEFISGLYISLFLINIVAFLFLTFTSKWIVNLTRIRGRFIGALILVLGFIGSYSQNYQFSDALIALGFAIFGYILKRENIPAVPIILGLVLGPVFVTRSKQALGVSNGDLGIFVDRPISLVLLGVIVLSVTLFIFSLIKESKSKAKTAHA, from the coding sequence ATGGATATTATACTTCTTGGGATAAATGAAATCGCCACATTCAACGTCATGTTAGCGATTGTTTGTGGTGCACTCTTAGGGGTTTCTATTGGCTCAATTCCGGGCCTAGAACCTGCTGGAGTGATCGCTATTTTGCTTCCTCTAACTTTTACGTTAGACCCCCTTCCGGGTGTTACTTTATTACTCGGAGTTTATGGCGGTGCGTGGTATGGCGGGGCGATCCCCGCTATCTTAATGAATACGCCAGGTACACCCGTAGCAGTGCTAACGACGTATGACGGTTATCCAATGACCCAAAGAGGAGAGGGCAAGAAGGCACTTTCTATTGCGTACTCTTCGTCATTTATAGGCGGTATTATCAGCGTACTCTCTTTGGTTCTACTTGCGCCAGTACTTTCCCAAGTCGCGAATCACTTTGGGTCTGCCGAGTTTGCTATGTTAGCCGCGCTGGGCATGATCTTTGTTGTGATGGCCCATTACAGACAAGCTTTTCCAGCCGCTATGATGTTAGGACTAGGTATCTTTTTAGGTTCAATCGGCATTGATCGCTCTTACAACACCTTAACCTATACGTTTGATCAAGAATGGTTATTAGGTGGTATTCCGTTGGTGCCCACCGTAATTGGTCTTTTCGCAATGTCACAAGCGTTTGTTCTTCTATCGCAAAAAGGGAACGATTCACAGGTCACGAAGTATGAAGGAAAAGGCCGCTTTTCGGGAATGGTCACCGTATTTAAATATAAATGGACAGTTCTACGCTCTGCTGCTCTAGGTGTGGTTATGGGGTTGCTACCCGGCGTAGGGGAGTTTGGATCTCAGTTCTTCTCTTATACTTTGGCGCAGAAGTTTTCCAAAAATCCAGAAAAGTTTGGTCAGGGTGCAAAAGAAGGACTCATCGCATCGGAGACATCTAATAACGCGGTTACTGCCTCTGTTATGATTCCGTTGTTGGCGTTTGGGATCCCTGCTGACGCACTGATGGCGATGCTGCTCTCTGTGTTTATGGTACACAACTACATACCGGGACCGACACTATTTGCGGAGAAACCAGAGTTTATATCCGGCCTCTATATCTCTCTGTTCCTTATCAATATCGTTGCCTTTTTGTTCCTAACATTTACCAGTAAATGGATAGTAAATCTTACTCGTATTCGAGGCCGCTTTATCGGTGCGCTTATCCTTGTGCTCGGTTTTATTGGCAGCTATAGCCAAAACTATCAATTTTCTGATGCGCTGATAGCGTTAGGTTTTGCGATTTTTGGCTACATTTTAAAACGAGAAAATATCCCTGCAGTACCTATCATACTTGGCCTAGTTTTAGGGCCTGTTTTTGTGACCCGCAGCAAGCAAGCTTTAGGCGTATCTAATGGTGACCTTGGGATCTTTGTAGACCGTCCGATTAGCCTAGTGTTGTTAGGAGTGATAGTTCTGTCCGTCACTTTATTTATCTTCAGTTTAATCAAAGAAAGCAAATCAAAAGCGAAGACCGCTCATGCGTAA
- a CDS encoding tripartite tricarboxylate transporter substrate binding protein: MKKIVTFTWMILSILLTPMMVNAADYPNRPVKYIVPWPPGDLEDILTRIIAEEMSKETGKPATVVNKPGGGGIIGASEVSRARNDGLTIGSFVADLLTTQILSGNAPFDQNTFDPVGIFLDYPFVIAVKADAPYNNMEELAEFSKSNPVSLAHFGYQALPTAITFKAADEIGLKFSSNAPFDSINCSTLANGDATVINTVTQTILSCLKSGDVKIIASITHERLSLSPNVPTLEEQTGIAQTTWNGLFVKKGTSQKIKNRIAEIAQAALATDRVAEISASTGASVFWIGGDEAQQVIADDYASAQGLLEYMN; encoded by the coding sequence ATGAAAAAAATTGTTACTTTTACCTGGATGATATTATCAATACTGCTGACACCAATGATGGTCAATGCAGCCGATTACCCCAATAGGCCTGTAAAATATATTGTGCCTTGGCCTCCAGGCGACCTCGAAGATATTCTTACCCGTATCATTGCTGAAGAGATGTCGAAAGAAACAGGCAAACCAGCCACCGTAGTCAATAAACCGGGAGGTGGCGGTATTATCGGTGCTTCTGAAGTCTCTAGAGCTCGAAACGATGGTTTAACGATTGGTTCATTTGTTGCGGACCTTTTAACGACTCAAATCTTATCTGGCAATGCACCTTTTGATCAAAATACATTTGACCCTGTTGGAATATTTTTAGATTACCCGTTTGTCATCGCGGTCAAAGCTGACGCGCCTTATAACAATATGGAAGAGTTAGCTGAATTTTCTAAATCGAATCCAGTCTCTCTTGCTCACTTTGGTTATCAAGCACTCCCAACGGCGATTACGTTTAAAGCCGCAGATGAAATTGGCCTTAAGTTCTCATCAAATGCACCATTTGATTCGATCAATTGTTCAACGCTCGCAAATGGTGACGCAACCGTAATCAATACCGTTACACAGACGATACTTTCATGTCTTAAGTCTGGTGATGTAAAAATAATTGCGTCTATTACTCATGAACGTTTAAGTCTTAGCCCAAATGTCCCGACACTTGAGGAGCAAACCGGTATCGCTCAGACAACGTGGAACGGTCTATTCGTTAAGAAAGGAACGTCGCAGAAGATTAAAAACCGTATTGCTGAAATAGCTCAGGCTGCATTGGCTACCGACCGTGTTGCTGAAATAAGTGCCAGCACAGGCGCCAGCGTATTCTGGATTGGCGGTGATGAAGCTCAACAAGTGATTGCAGACGACTATGCTAGTGCCCAAGGTTTATTGGAATACATGAATTAA
- a CDS encoding universal stress protein, whose protein sequence is MSNEINVIIYASDIGEGSRTAFHVALKEAISHQAEIIYVHAVDKVNKITPDASHSLLPKNIEQSHSVQHKESIISNVKNRINRFVTTEFSTLEAIPHLSIHIQFGSPEEVIVDASKQYNAGMIVMGNREVSALSRVFLGSTSHKVLQKSVVPVLIVPLLSTKSHKAN, encoded by the coding sequence ATGAGCAATGAAATTAACGTCATTATTTACGCATCAGATATTGGTGAGGGCAGCCGAACCGCTTTTCATGTGGCATTGAAGGAGGCGATCTCGCATCAAGCAGAGATCATCTATGTGCATGCTGTCGATAAGGTAAACAAAATCACTCCCGACGCGTCCCATTCTCTTTTGCCAAAAAATATCGAACAGAGTCATTCTGTGCAGCATAAAGAGTCGATAATTTCTAATGTCAAAAACAGAATCAATCGTTTTGTGACAACAGAATTTTCCACATTAGAGGCGATTCCGCACTTATCAATTCATATCCAATTTGGTTCGCCTGAAGAAGTCATCGTCGATGCTTCTAAGCAATACAACGCTGGAATGATAGTGATGGGGAATAGGGAAGTGAGTGCGTTATCGAGGGTATTTCTCGGCTCAACTTCGCACAAAGTATTACAAAAATCAGTTGTACCAGTCTTGATTGTGCCTCTGCTCAGTACCAAGAGTCACAAGGCAAACTAA